A DNA window from Motacilla alba alba isolate MOTALB_02 chromosome 28, Motacilla_alba_V1.0_pri, whole genome shotgun sequence contains the following coding sequences:
- the LOC119712472 gene encoding nuclear receptor ROR-beta-like isoform X2, which produces MRAQIEVIPCKICGDKSSGIHYGVITCEGCKGFFRRSQQNNASYSCSRQRNCLIDRTNRNRCQHCRLQKCLALGMSRDAVKFGRMSKKQRDSLYAEVQKHQQSQEQSSTKDEPEPLSRVYTTSVSSGLSDLDDISTLSDGLLFDFPLTPDGSSTYYNLDLLASAQPSPDQSSLDVADATLIKQESIYELMLEPALLAHGALEGAQLPPDISVLEIDRVAQNVVKSHLETCQYTTEELKRLAWSLYSPEEVRALQSKSCEAMWQQCSLQISNAIQYVVEFAKRIDGFMELCQNDQIILLKAGCLEVLLIRMIRAFNPLNNTVLFEGKFGGMQMFKSLGCDDLIGAVFELGRTLCRLQLSDEELALFTAAVLLSPDRPWLTESKKVQKLQDKIYVALQHEIQKKHSAEDKLSKMVSKLPLMKTICNLHLDKLEFFRLLHPETAMNFPPLYKEVFNSELQYSDPRES; this is translated from the exons CCCAAATCGAGGTGATCCCGTGCAAGATCTGCGGAGACAAATCCTCAGGGATCCACTACGGTGTCATCACCTGCGAAGGCTGCAAG GGTTTCTTTCGGAGGAGCCAGCAGAACAATGCCAGCTACTCCTGCTCGCGGCAGAGGAACTGCCTGATCGACCGCACCAACCGCAACCGCTGCCAGCACTGCCGCCTGCAGAAATGCCTGGCGCTGGGCATGTCCCGCGACG CGGTGAAGTTCGGCCGCATGTCCAAGAAGCAGCGGGACAGCCTCTACGCCGAGGTGCAGaagcaccagcagagccaggagcagagcagcaccaagGATGAGCCCGAGCCCCTGAGCCGCGTCTACACCACGAGCGTCAGCAGCGGCCTCTCGGACCTGGACGACATCTCCACGCTGTCCGACGGGCTCCTCTTCGACTTCCCCCTGACCCCCGATGGCAGCAGCACCTACTACAACCTGGACCTGCTGGCCTCGGCGCAGCCCTCGCCCGACCAGTCCAGCCTGGACGTGGCTGATGCCACGCTCATCAAGCAGGAGTCCATCTACGAGCTGATGCTGGAGCCGGCGCTGTTGGCACACGGGGCGCTGGAGGGTGCCCAGCTGCCCCCTGACATCTCTGTCCTGGAGATTG ACCGGGTGGCCCAGAACGTGGTGAAGTCGCACCTGGAGACGTGCCAGTACACAACGGAGGAGCTCAAGCGCCTGGCATGGAGCCTCTACTCCCCCGAGGAGGTCCGTGCCCTGCAGAGCAAG agctgcGAGGCCATGTGGCAGCAGTGCTCGCTGCAGATCTCCAACGCCATCCAGTACGTGGTGGAGTTCGCCAAGCGCATCGACGGcttcatggagctctgccagaACGACCAGATCATCCTCCTGAAAGCCG GTTGCCTCGAGGTGCTCCTGATCCGCATGATCCGCGCCTTCAACCCCTTGAACAACACCGTCCTCTTCGAGGGCAAGTTCGGTGGGATGCAGATGTTCAAATCTCTCG GCTGTGACGACCTCATCGGTGCCGTCTTCGAGCTGGGGAGGACCCTGTGCCGCCTGCAGCTGTCGGACGAGGAGCTCGCCctcttcactgctgctgtcctgctctccccag ACCGCCCGTGGCTGACTGAGTCCAAGAAGGTGCAAAAGCTCCAGGACAAGATCTACGTGGCCCTGCAGCACGAGATCCAGAAGAAACACTCCGCCGAGGACAAGCTCTCGAAG ATGGTTTCCAAGCTGCCCTTGATGAAGACCATTTGCAACCTGCACTTGGACAAGCTGGAATTTTTCCGTCTCCTGCACCCGGAGACTGCCATGAACTTCCCCCCCCTCTATAAGGAGGTTTTCAACTCGGAGCTTCAGTACAGCGACCCCCGGGAGAGCTAA
- the LOC119712472 gene encoding nuclear receptor ROR-beta-like isoform X1 — protein MAHPELRFPCWGHTLRHGTGKNSALLGRMQNLRSRACKGRWPGVAPGQAQIEVIPCKICGDKSSGIHYGVITCEGCKGFFRRSQQNNASYSCSRQRNCLIDRTNRNRCQHCRLQKCLALGMSRDAVKFGRMSKKQRDSLYAEVQKHQQSQEQSSTKDEPEPLSRVYTTSVSSGLSDLDDISTLSDGLLFDFPLTPDGSSTYYNLDLLASAQPSPDQSSLDVADATLIKQESIYELMLEPALLAHGALEGAQLPPDISVLEIDRVAQNVVKSHLETCQYTTEELKRLAWSLYSPEEVRALQSKSCEAMWQQCSLQISNAIQYVVEFAKRIDGFMELCQNDQIILLKAGCLEVLLIRMIRAFNPLNNTVLFEGKFGGMQMFKSLGCDDLIGAVFELGRTLCRLQLSDEELALFTAAVLLSPDRPWLTESKKVQKLQDKIYVALQHEIQKKHSAEDKLSKMVSKLPLMKTICNLHLDKLEFFRLLHPETAMNFPPLYKEVFNSELQYSDPRES, from the exons ATGGCCCATCCGGAGCTGCGATTTCCCTGTTGGGGGCACACACTGCGCCACGGGACGGGGAAAAACAGCGCTTTACTGGGGAGAATGCAAAACCTCCGTTCGCGTGCCTGCAAGGGAAGGTGGCCAGGGGttgccccagggcagg CCCAAATCGAGGTGATCCCGTGCAAGATCTGCGGAGACAAATCCTCAGGGATCCACTACGGTGTCATCACCTGCGAAGGCTGCAAG GGTTTCTTTCGGAGGAGCCAGCAGAACAATGCCAGCTACTCCTGCTCGCGGCAGAGGAACTGCCTGATCGACCGCACCAACCGCAACCGCTGCCAGCACTGCCGCCTGCAGAAATGCCTGGCGCTGGGCATGTCCCGCGACG CGGTGAAGTTCGGCCGCATGTCCAAGAAGCAGCGGGACAGCCTCTACGCCGAGGTGCAGaagcaccagcagagccaggagcagagcagcaccaagGATGAGCCCGAGCCCCTGAGCCGCGTCTACACCACGAGCGTCAGCAGCGGCCTCTCGGACCTGGACGACATCTCCACGCTGTCCGACGGGCTCCTCTTCGACTTCCCCCTGACCCCCGATGGCAGCAGCACCTACTACAACCTGGACCTGCTGGCCTCGGCGCAGCCCTCGCCCGACCAGTCCAGCCTGGACGTGGCTGATGCCACGCTCATCAAGCAGGAGTCCATCTACGAGCTGATGCTGGAGCCGGCGCTGTTGGCACACGGGGCGCTGGAGGGTGCCCAGCTGCCCCCTGACATCTCTGTCCTGGAGATTG ACCGGGTGGCCCAGAACGTGGTGAAGTCGCACCTGGAGACGTGCCAGTACACAACGGAGGAGCTCAAGCGCCTGGCATGGAGCCTCTACTCCCCCGAGGAGGTCCGTGCCCTGCAGAGCAAG agctgcGAGGCCATGTGGCAGCAGTGCTCGCTGCAGATCTCCAACGCCATCCAGTACGTGGTGGAGTTCGCCAAGCGCATCGACGGcttcatggagctctgccagaACGACCAGATCATCCTCCTGAAAGCCG GTTGCCTCGAGGTGCTCCTGATCCGCATGATCCGCGCCTTCAACCCCTTGAACAACACCGTCCTCTTCGAGGGCAAGTTCGGTGGGATGCAGATGTTCAAATCTCTCG GCTGTGACGACCTCATCGGTGCCGTCTTCGAGCTGGGGAGGACCCTGTGCCGCCTGCAGCTGTCGGACGAGGAGCTCGCCctcttcactgctgctgtcctgctctccccag ACCGCCCGTGGCTGACTGAGTCCAAGAAGGTGCAAAAGCTCCAGGACAAGATCTACGTGGCCCTGCAGCACGAGATCCAGAAGAAACACTCCGCCGAGGACAAGCTCTCGAAG ATGGTTTCCAAGCTGCCCTTGATGAAGACCATTTGCAACCTGCACTTGGACAAGCTGGAATTTTTCCGTCTCCTGCACCCGGAGACTGCCATGAACTTCCCCCCCCTCTATAAGGAGGTTTTCAACTCGGAGCTTCAGTACAGCGACCCCCGGGAGAGCTAA